A genomic stretch from Aminobacter aminovorans includes:
- a CDS encoding SGNH/GDSL hydrolase family protein, whose amino-acid sequence MASTRRPRFSLLRLTTPLVAVAVALTAISSTMPTPAVAQEGILRKWSLRDLFMPRREPRVDPFIMDEPQPRKKIRKTPRKPKATAGNVGRAADPAVPVVEKQPDARVVLVIGDFLGGGIAEGLGTVFAENAKIRVVDKTNGSSGLVREDYYNWPEKAKALIEHEKPAAVIIMMGSNDRQQMRVADNREPPMSTAWTKEYAGRAEKLAKAIAETKVPFLWVGMPAFKSSKMNTDMLAFNDIYRAATEAAGSEFVDVWDGFVDEAGAFVTSGPDINGQPVRLRSDDGINVTRAGKRKLAFFAEKPLNKLLGITPQGTETVVPASLPQATPGELNVPVNIDRTVPVSLSDPELDGGTELLGGQTAAKTDPRSPGEKLAVQGIAPAAPAGRIDDFSWPPKPLPAAQGTETTTAIIRR is encoded by the coding sequence TTGGCATCGACGCGTCGTCCGAGGTTTTCGCTGTTGCGCCTGACGACGCCACTGGTCGCGGTGGCGGTCGCCTTGACTGCCATTTCGTCGACGATGCCAACGCCTGCCGTGGCGCAGGAAGGCATCCTGCGCAAATGGTCCCTGCGCGACCTGTTCATGCCGCGCCGCGAACCGCGCGTCGATCCCTTCATCATGGACGAGCCGCAGCCGCGCAAGAAGATCCGCAAGACGCCGCGCAAGCCGAAGGCTACCGCCGGCAACGTCGGCCGGGCAGCCGATCCCGCCGTGCCGGTGGTCGAGAAGCAGCCTGACGCGCGTGTCGTTCTGGTCATCGGCGATTTCCTCGGTGGTGGTATTGCCGAAGGGTTGGGCACGGTCTTTGCCGAGAATGCCAAGATCCGGGTCGTCGACAAGACCAACGGTTCTTCGGGCCTCGTCCGCGAGGACTATTACAACTGGCCCGAGAAGGCCAAGGCGCTGATCGAACACGAAAAACCGGCCGCCGTCATCATCATGATGGGCTCCAACGACCGCCAGCAGATGCGCGTCGCCGACAACCGCGAGCCGCCGATGAGCACCGCCTGGACCAAGGAGTATGCCGGACGCGCGGAGAAACTGGCCAAGGCCATCGCCGAGACCAAGGTGCCGTTCCTGTGGGTCGGCATGCCTGCCTTCAAGTCGTCGAAGATGAACACCGACATGCTCGCCTTCAACGACATCTATCGCGCCGCCACGGAAGCTGCCGGCAGCGAATTCGTCGATGTCTGGGACGGCTTTGTCGACGAGGCTGGCGCCTTCGTGACCAGCGGTCCCGATATCAACGGCCAGCCGGTGCGCCTGCGTTCGGACGACGGCATCAACGTCACCCGCGCCGGTAAGCGCAAGCTCGCCTTCTTCGCCGAAAAACCGCTGAACAAGTTGCTCGGCATCACGCCGCAGGGAACCGAAACCGTGGTGCCGGCGAGCCTGCCGCAGGCCACGCCTGGCGAGCTCAACGTCCCTGTCAACATCGATCGGACGGTGCCTGTGTCGCTCTCCGATCCGGAGCTCGACGGCGGCACGGAGCTCCTCGGCGGGCAAACCGCCGCCAAGACCGACCCGCGTTCGCCCGGCGAAAAGCTTGCCGTGCAAGGCATCGCTCCTGCAGCGCCTGCAGGCCGCATTGACGACTTCTCCTGGCCGCCGAAGCCGCTGCCTGCAGCGCAGGGTACAGAAACGACGACCGCCATCATCAGGCGGTAA
- a CDS encoding glutamate synthase subunit beta, giving the protein MGKVTGFLEIDRQVHKYQPASDRIRHFREFTLPMSNKEVEKQAARCMDCGIPFCHGPTGCPVHNQIPDWNDLVYNGDWDNAIRNLHSTNNFPEFTGRICPAPCEEACTLNLEDIPVAIKTVEQAIADKAYETGYIRPYPPEKKTGKKVAVIGSGPAGMAAAQQLGRAGHDVHVYERESRPGGLLRFGIPDFKMEKHYIDRRIEQMTGEGVTFHCGVNVGVDKPVTELLAEHDAVLYCGGSETPRPAGIPGDDLQGVHDAMPYLVQQNKRVGGEDIQSVAWQSEPIVAGGLHVVVVGGGDTASDCVGTAFRQGAVRVTQLDIRPQPPERENKLAVWPYWATKMRTSSSQAEGAQREFQVATLEFIGEEGQLTGVKCCEVDDKRKPIPGTEFVIRADLAFIAIGFAGPLADGMVKELEGKLEITTDSRRSTNVAANDRDYKTTVDKLYVAGDVRRGQSLVVWAIREGRQAAQSIDVDLMGSSVLPR; this is encoded by the coding sequence ATGGGCAAGGTTACAGGTTTTCTTGAAATCGACAGGCAGGTGCACAAGTACCAGCCAGCTTCCGACCGCATCCGGCATTTCCGCGAATTCACGCTGCCGATGTCCAACAAGGAAGTCGAAAAGCAGGCCGCGCGCTGCATGGATTGCGGTATCCCGTTCTGCCACGGCCCGACCGGCTGTCCGGTGCACAACCAGATTCCGGACTGGAACGACCTCGTCTACAATGGCGATTGGGACAATGCGATCCGCAACCTGCATTCGACCAACAACTTCCCCGAATTCACCGGCCGCATCTGCCCCGCACCTTGCGAGGAAGCCTGCACGCTGAACCTCGAGGACATTCCGGTCGCCATCAAGACCGTCGAGCAGGCGATCGCCGACAAGGCCTACGAGACCGGCTACATCAGGCCTTATCCGCCGGAGAAGAAGACCGGCAAGAAGGTTGCCGTCATCGGCTCCGGTCCTGCCGGCATGGCGGCGGCCCAGCAGCTCGGCCGGGCAGGTCATGACGTGCACGTCTATGAGCGCGAGAGCCGTCCCGGCGGCCTGCTGCGCTTCGGCATTCCCGACTTCAAGATGGAAAAGCACTATATCGACCGCCGCATCGAGCAGATGACGGGCGAGGGCGTGACTTTCCATTGCGGCGTCAATGTCGGCGTCGACAAGCCGGTCACCGAGCTTCTGGCCGAACACGATGCCGTTCTCTATTGCGGCGGCTCCGAGACGCCGCGCCCAGCCGGCATTCCCGGCGACGACCTTCAGGGCGTGCATGACGCGATGCCTTATCTGGTCCAGCAGAACAAGCGCGTCGGCGGCGAAGACATCCAGTCGGTGGCCTGGCAGTCGGAACCGATCGTTGCCGGTGGCCTGCATGTCGTGGTCGTCGGCGGTGGCGACACCGCGTCCGACTGCGTCGGCACCGCATTCCGCCAGGGTGCCGTTCGCGTCACCCAGCTCGACATCCGCCCGCAGCCGCCGGAACGTGAAAACAAGCTCGCCGTGTGGCCCTACTGGGCGACCAAGATGCGCACCTCGTCCTCGCAGGCCGAAGGCGCACAGCGCGAATTCCAGGTTGCGACGCTGGAGTTCATCGGCGAGGAAGGCCAGCTGACCGGTGTGAAGTGCTGCGAAGTCGACGACAAGCGCAAGCCTATTCCGGGTACCGAATTCGTCATCCGCGCCGATCTCGCCTTCATCGCCATCGGCTTTGCCGGCCCGCTCGCCGACGGCATGGTCAAGGAGCTCGAGGGCAAGCTCGAAATCACGACCGACAGCCGTCGCTCGACCAACGTCGCGGCCAACGACCGCGACTACAAGACTACTGTCGACAAGCTCTATGTTGCCGGCGACGTACGCCGCGGCCAGTCGCTGGTGGTCTGGGCGATCCGCGAAGGCCGTCAGGCGGCGCAGTCGATCGATGTCGACCTGATGGGCTCTAGCGTTCTGCCGCGCTGA